One stretch of Euphorbia lathyris chromosome 7, ddEupLath1.1, whole genome shotgun sequence DNA includes these proteins:
- the LOC136235534 gene encoding protein WHAT'S THIS FACTOR 1 homolog, chloroplastic: MSWRLFLSKITTNSKTLISPLLQIPNPKSFSFQFSPFSTSFLVTKTPKKFKKKRQKPESPRTKRVQHSSAQIPHFESHVDRDSYFRFLTKSKQFLSQQPEHVLLLDDAGKLYRELGFARGRKITRFLQRHPLIFQTYRHNDNKMWLGFTDFMEGLLEEEKSIVDSMESDRVNKVRKLLMMSKDKRIPLSKIHHCRLLFGIPDDFRDRLVKYPDYFRTVVENDGKRVLELVNWDPNLAVSQLEKDFMVNEDKVKKAFKFPLKHTKDLDLDEDYARKLTSLNTLPLVSPYSDGKSLELWSLEAEKYRVGVLHEFLNLTLEKKASIHHIVEFKEEFCLTKHTYDMLKKQPRSFYLAGTEMNWVVFLQDAYDERGNLISKDPQVVFDEKLRKYGQMKEGELEASERVEW, from the coding sequence ATGTCTTGGCGCCTCTTCCTCTCCAAAATCACCACCAATTCCAAAACCCTAATCTCACCTCTCCTTCAAATCCCTAATCCTAAATCCTTCTCCTTCCAATTTTCCCCCTTTTCCACCTCTTTCCTTGTCACCAAAACTCCCAAAAAATTCAAGAAAAAACGCCAAAAACCTGAATCTCCTCGCACCAAACGCGTCCAGCACTCCTCAGCTCAAATTCCCCATTTCGAATCCCATGTCGACCGCGATTCTTACTTCAGATTCCTTACCAAATCCAAGCAATTTCTCTCCCAGCAACCCGAGCACGTTCTCCTCCTTGATGACGCTGGTAAGCTCTACAGAGAACTCGGCTTCGCTCGCGGCCGTAAAATCACCCGCTTCCTCCAGCGCCACCCACTCATTTTTCAAACTTATCGGCACAATGACAATAAAATGTGGCTAGGGTTTACCGATTTCATGGAGGGATTGCTTGAGGAAGAAAAATCAATAGTGGATTCCATGGAGAGTGATCGAGTTAATAAGGTGCGGAAATTGCTGATGATGTCGAAGGATAAACGAATTCCGTTGAgtaagattcatcactgtcgaTTATTATTCGGAATTCCTGATGATTTTAGGGATAGATTAGTTAAATATCCTGATTATTTTAGAACTGTGGTTGAAAATGATGGGAAGAGAGTGTTGGAATTAGTGAATTGGGACCCTAATTTAGCAGTTTCTCAATTGGAGAAAGATTTCATGGTTAATGAGGATAAAGTTAAGAAAGCTTTCAAGTTTCCATTGAAGCACACAAAAGATTTGGATTTAGACGAGGATTATGCGAGGAAGTTGACTTCTTTGAATACATTACCATTGGTTTCTCCTTATAGTGATGGGAAAAGCTTGGAGCTATGGAGTTTGGAGGCTGAGAAGTATAGAGTTGGGGTTTTACATGAGTTTCTGAACTTGACTTTGGAGAAGAAGGCATCAATACATCATATTGTGGAGTTCAAGGAGGAATTTTGCTTGACTAAGCATACATATGATATGTTGAAGAAGCAACCTAGGAGTTTTTATCTCGCTGGGACAGAGATGAATTGGGTTGTGTTTCTGCAAGATGCTTATGATGAGAGGGGAAATTTGATCAGTAAGGATCCACAGGTAGTTTTCGATGAGAAGCTGCGAAAATATGGTCAAATGAAGGAAGGAGAATTGGAAGCTAGCGAACGAGTTGAATGGTGA
- the LOC136235533 gene encoding uncharacterized protein → MKKFMCCFAKKGKDNEKKVDKEASGGVAEFKAKRTLKIRLEHPVKPFESEELQKTSFSVSVDSNHSGKDSQSTRKRDEYGPGGEEATEVAYEGEDEHEENASMMRDLSETDLQHHAPILSGEATPGSPSSNYSNSLSLDIVVNEQFTNRAQKDNEKSIDEIQTGHISDPGTGRAKIWGSPKLKRSCSNVERGKVLKRVSDQCLPSNSGEELDKMWREHGSPTSVASHRSADRVMLKKRSSSQVLPSRSRRLWWKLFLWSHRNLHKPEIKPKPQVVNPLKQQCGYSSDTFEPNRATALSNMQSPGSFTGESLNKGLNNVEDDSQSWDGFNHETSGLWDQNHWVAFPMEPSSSSPFARVDEWVKELEIQPPAPISYDDNDAGSNGDCIIFPPSPQTGRIVPNSARRPDTILSEDILHANSAIQSLNSSSTVAHISGIGLRVTPNISCFTSLRTVNLSNNFIAYICPGSLPKGLHTLNLSKNKISCIEGLRETTRLRVLNLSYNRISRIGQGLSNCTMIKELYLAGNKISDVEGLHRLLKLTVLDLSFNKITTTKALGQLVANYSSVQALNLLGNPIQSNVSEEQLRKAVCGLLTKLVYLNKQALKPQRAREVLTDSVAKAALGTGYSSSTRRAARRGSGGSSSSVSMHRGNVGPRRTKNRSKSRTNHSKMLPPTHGRTRVVEKGLEHPLVEASNTLLDVYVEHNILG, encoded by the exons atgaagaaattcaTGTGCTGCTTTGCCAAGAAGGGGAAGGATAATGAAAAGAAG GTTGATAAGGAAGCATCAGGAGGAGTAGCTGAGTTCAAGGCAAAGAGAACTCTGAAAATTAGGCTTGAGCATCCAGTGAAACCTTTTGAGAGTGAAGAGCTGCAAAAAACATCTTTTAGTGTGTCTGTTGACTCAAATCATTCAGGTAAGGATTCTCAGAGTACTAGGAAGAGGGATGAATATGGTCCTGGTGGTGAAGAAGCTACAGAGGTAGCATATGAGGGGGAAGATGAGCATGAAGAGAATGCCTCTATGATGAGGGACTTGTCTGAAACTGATCTCCAACATCATGCTCCTATATTAAGTGGCGAGGCTACTCCAGGAAGTCCAAGCTCCAATTACTCCAATTCACTTTCACTTGATATCGTTGTCAATGAGCAGTTTACAAACAGAGCTCAGAAAGATAACGAAAAGAGCATTGATGAGAttcaaactgggcatatcagTGATCCTGGGACTGGGAGGGCCAAGATTTGGGGTTCACCAAAGCTCAAGCGATCCTGCTCTAATGTGGAAAGAGGCAAAGTGCTTAAAAGAGTATCTGATCAGTGTCTTCCTTCAAATTCTGGAGAAGAATTAGACAAGATGTGGAGAGAACATGGCAGTCCAACATCGGTGGCGAGTCATCGAAGTGCTGACAGAGTGATGTTAAAGAAACGTTCTTCCAGCCAGGTTCTACCTTCTAGGAGCAGAAGGCTGTGGTGGAAATTATTCCTCTGGAGTCATAGAAACCTGCATAAACCGGAGATAAAACCAAAGCCACAAGTTGTAAATCCACTAAAACAGCAATGTGGTTACTCTTCAGATACATTTGAGCCAAATAGAGCTACAGCACTTAGCAATATGCAATCACCTGGGTCATTTACTGGAGAATCCTTGAACAAAGGCCTCAATAATGTTGAAGATGATAGTCAAAGTTGGGATGGCTTCAACCATGAGACTTCTGGTCTGTGGGATCAGAATCACTGGGTTGCTTTCCCTATGGAACCATCATCTTCATCACCCTTTGCAAGAGTTGATGAGTGGGTAAAAGAACTTGAGATCCAACCACCAGCTCCTATCAGTTATGATGATAATGATGCTGGCAGCAATGGCGACTGCATTATTTTCCCACCCTCTCCTCAGACTGGAAGAATTGTACCAAACTCGGCTCGACGTCCAGACACTATTCTATCAGAGGACATTTTACATGCCAATTCTGCAATCCAGTCTTTGAATTCTTCCTCAACCGTGGCTCACATCTCGGGAATTGGATTAAGAGTTACACCCAACATATCATGCTTCACCAGTCTTCGCACTGTTAACTTGTCAAACAATTTCATAG CCTATATTTGCCCAGGATCATTGCCAAAGGGCCTTCACACTCTCAAtttgtcaaaaaataaaatcagtTGCATTGAAGGACTCAGAGAGACAACCCGGTTGCGTGTACTTAATCTGAGTTATAATCGCATTTCTCGAATTGGGCAGG GGCTATCAAATTGTACAATGATCAAAGAACTCTATCTAGCTGGGAACAAGATCAGTGATGTTGAAGGACTACATAGACTTTTGAAGCTTACAGTGTTAGACCTCAGTTTTAACAAGATAACAACAACAAAAGCTCTGGGGCAACTTGTTGCTAACTACAGTTCTGTTCAAGCTTTGAATCTATTGGGCAACCCAATTCAGAGCAATGTCAGTGAAGAGCAGCTTCGCAAGGCAGTGTGTGGTCTGCTTACAAAGCTAGTGTACCTTAACAAGCAGGCCCTCAAACCACAAAGAGCACGAGAAGTTCTTACTGATAGTGTTGCTAAAGCGGCCCTTGGCACTGGTTACAGTTCAAGCACTCGCAGAGCAGCAAGGCGAGGGAGTGGCGGTAGTTCAAGCTCGGTGAGCATGCACAGAGGCAATGTTGGGCCGAGGAGAACTAAGAACAGATCAAAGAGCCGTACCAATCACTCGAAGATGTTGCCCCCCACGCACGGACGGACCCGAGTGGTTGAGAAAGGGCTTGAGCATCCACTGGTCGAGGCGTCAAATACTTTATTGGACGTGTATGTCGAGCATAACATTTTAGGGTAA